A stretch of the Enterobacter mori genome encodes the following:
- the actS gene encoding amidase activator ActS has translation MFAGSLTRNPITAVVCLTLTLLLAGCSGSKSSDMGSYSGAVYTVKRGDTLYRISRATGTSVKDLARLNNISPPYTIEVGQKLKVNGGSSSAKKTASKGKTAKVTPSYQVPKSSWPPVGQRCWIWPASGKVVAPYSLSEGGNKGIDIAAARGTPVYASGAGKVVYVGNQLRGYGNLIMIKHGEDYITAYAHNDTMLVNNGQNVKAGQKIATMGNTGTDSVKLHFQIRYKATAIDPQRYLPAQGSKPKC, from the coding sequence TTGTTTGCAGGAAGCCTGACGAGAAACCCCATCACTGCTGTTGTTTGCCTGACGCTGACGCTACTTCTGGCGGGATGCTCGGGAAGCAAATCGTCGGATATGGGCAGCTATTCCGGTGCGGTCTATACCGTTAAGCGCGGGGATACCCTGTATCGCATTTCACGTGCAACGGGAACCAGCGTAAAGGATCTCGCGCGTCTGAATAACATCTCTCCCCCCTATACCATTGAGGTGGGGCAGAAACTGAAGGTCAATGGCGGCTCTTCTTCAGCCAAAAAAACCGCCTCAAAAGGCAAAACGGCCAAAGTGACGCCGTCTTATCAGGTGCCGAAGTCTTCCTGGCCACCGGTCGGGCAGCGCTGCTGGATTTGGCCAGCCAGCGGTAAAGTTGTGGCGCCTTATTCACTTTCAGAAGGCGGTAACAAAGGCATTGATATTGCTGCTGCGCGCGGCACACCGGTGTATGCTTCCGGCGCCGGGAAGGTGGTCTACGTCGGCAACCAGCTGCGCGGATACGGAAATCTGATCATGATTAAGCACGGCGAAGATTACATCACCGCTTATGCGCATAATGACACGATGCTGGTCAATAACGGACAGAACGTGAAGGCGGGGCAGAAGATAGCCACCATGGGCAATACCGGGACGGACTCGGTGAAGCTGCATTTCCAGATCCGCTACAAGGCGACGGCCATCGATCCGCAGCGCTATCTCCCGGCTCAGGGCAGCAAACCGAAGTGCTAA
- a CDS encoding winged helix-turn-helix domain-containing protein: MKYLIASKVIYDTESGELTLPGAELPEAQKLTNTANRILSLLIASPGEVLERHYLLEQVWESAGHTGSSSSLNQYISILRKTLTSLTDIEESIIVVPKVGFYFSADIDVQPLDQPYAPPSKEDAFPAKKTRSMPLKYSGAALLILALVVANVWIWNQPKINERYSRVTEIGTLEKCTITTYEHLSTDERKRVHEVLLTAQPELNEKCLKHTAQVMVNIQPSVFYGSSGRMFYSFCPVDPENKTLAYCENHYAFNWKMK, translated from the coding sequence ATGAAATATTTGATTGCCAGCAAAGTCATTTACGATACGGAAAGCGGGGAGCTGACCCTTCCTGGTGCTGAGCTACCTGAGGCTCAAAAATTGACGAATACGGCTAACCGTATCCTGTCGCTGCTTATTGCTTCCCCGGGAGAGGTACTTGAGCGTCACTATCTGCTGGAACAGGTATGGGAGTCAGCCGGGCATACCGGCTCAAGTTCCTCACTTAACCAGTACATTAGTATTTTACGCAAAACGTTAACCTCACTGACTGACATCGAAGAGTCGATAATTGTTGTGCCTAAAGTGGGCTTCTACTTCTCAGCCGATATTGACGTTCAGCCTCTGGATCAACCCTATGCCCCCCCGTCGAAGGAGGATGCCTTCCCGGCGAAGAAAACACGTTCGATGCCGCTCAAATACAGTGGCGCGGCCTTGCTAATTCTGGCGCTGGTTGTCGCTAATGTGTGGATCTGGAACCAACCCAAAATCAATGAACGTTATTCCCGTGTAACAGAAATAGGCACGCTGGAAAAGTGTACTATTACGACCTACGAACATCTTTCAACCGATGAGCGTAAGCGGGTACATGAGGTATTACTCACGGCACAGCCTGAGCTCAATGAAAAATGTCTAAAACATACGGCACAGGTGATGGTTAACATTCAACCCAGCGTATTTTATGGTAGCAGTGGGCGTATGTTTTACTCTTTTTGCCCTGTAGATCCCGAGAATAAAACACTCGCATATTGTGAAAATCATTACGCATTTAACTGGAAGATGAAATGA
- the lysS gene encoding lysine--tRNA ligase — MSEQQAQGADAVVDLNNELKTRREKLAALREQGVPFPNDFRRDHTSDQLHADFDGKENEELEALNIEVSVAGRMMTRRIMGKASFVTLQDVGGRIQLYVSRDDLPEGIYNEQFKKWDLGDILGAKGKLFKTKTGELSIHCTELRLLTKALRPLPDKFHGLQDQEARYRQRYLDLISNDESRKTFKIRSQIMAGIRQFMVNRDFMEVETPMMQVIPGGASARPFITHHNALDLDMYLRIAPELYLKRLVVGGFDRVFEINRNFRNEGISVRHNPEFTMMELYMAYADYKDLIELTESLFRTLAQDILGTTEVPYGEEVFDFGKPFVKLTMREAIKKYRPETEMADLDNFDSAKAIAESIGIKVEKSWGLGRIVTEIFEEVAEAHLIQPTFITEYPAEVSPLARRNDVNPEITDRFEFFIGGREIGNGFSELNDAEDQAQRFQDQVDAKAAGDDEAMFFDEDYVTALEHGLPPTAGLGIGIDRMVMLFTNSHTIRDVILFPAMRPVK; from the coding sequence ATGTCTGAACAACAAGCACAGGGCGCTGACGCGGTAGTCGATCTTAATAACGAACTGAAAACCCGCCGCGAGAAGCTGGCAGCGCTGCGCGAGCAGGGTGTGCCGTTCCCGAACGATTTTCGTCGTGACCACACCTCAGACCAACTGCACGCAGACTTCGACGGTAAAGAGAACGAAGAGCTGGAAGCGCTGAACATCGAAGTGTCTGTGGCTGGCCGTATGATGACCCGTCGTATCATGGGTAAAGCGTCCTTCGTGACGCTGCAGGACGTTGGCGGCCGTATTCAGCTGTACGTTTCCCGTGACGACCTGCCGGAAGGCATCTACAACGAGCAGTTCAAGAAGTGGGACCTGGGCGATATCCTGGGCGCGAAAGGTAAACTGTTCAAAACCAAGACCGGTGAACTCTCTATCCACTGCACCGAGCTGCGTCTGCTGACCAAAGCCCTGCGCCCGCTGCCGGACAAATTCCACGGCCTGCAGGATCAGGAAGCGCGCTACCGTCAGCGTTATCTGGATCTCATCTCTAACGATGAATCCCGCAAGACTTTCAAAATTCGCTCCCAGATCATGGCCGGTATCCGCCAGTTCATGGTCAACCGTGACTTTATGGAAGTGGAAACCCCAATGATGCAGGTGATCCCTGGCGGCGCGTCTGCGCGTCCGTTCATCACCCATCACAACGCCCTGGACCTGGACATGTACCTGCGTATCGCGCCGGAACTGTACCTGAAGCGTCTGGTGGTCGGTGGTTTCGACCGCGTGTTCGAAATCAACCGTAACTTCCGTAACGAAGGTATCTCCGTGCGTCATAACCCAGAGTTCACCATGATGGAACTCTATATGGCGTATGCGGATTACAAAGATCTGATCGAGCTGACCGAATCTCTGTTCCGTACCCTGGCGCAGGACATTCTGGGCACCACCGAAGTGCCTTACGGTGAAGAGGTCTTCGACTTCGGCAAGCCGTTCGTCAAGCTGACCATGCGCGAAGCGATCAAGAAATACCGTCCGGAAACCGAGATGGCCGATCTGGATAACTTCGACTCAGCGAAAGCAATCGCGGAAAGCATCGGTATCAAAGTTGAGAAGAGCTGGGGTCTGGGCCGTATCGTGACCGAGATCTTCGAAGAAGTGGCCGAAGCGCACCTGATTCAGCCGACCTTCATCACCGAATACCCGGCTGAAGTCTCTCCGCTGGCGCGTCGTAATGACGTGAACCCGGAAATCACCGATCGTTTCGAATTCTTCATCGGTGGCCGCGAAATCGGCAACGGCTTCAGCGAGCTGAACGATGCAGAAGATCAGGCGCAGCGTTTCCAGGACCAGGTAGATGCGAAAGCGGCAGGCGACGACGAAGCGATGTTCTTCGACGAAGACTACGTGACCGCGCTGGAGCACGGCCTGCCACCAACGGCGGGTCTGGGGATTGGTATCGACCGTATGGTGATGCTGTTCACCAACAGCCATACCATCCGTGACGTGATCCTCTTCCCGGCGATGCGCCCGGTGAAATAA
- a CDS encoding fimbria/pilus outer membrane usher protein, whose amino-acid sequence MKNSSLFRKSLLVHSVSLALCSFGAAGETFNSSLLVGNSADMDWSNTKLVMTPGAYDLDVYVNNVWRGKFVMTIANDGKGSLLVQKDDVPLLGILELDEFITDKSSGQININTLLHGGKSKLAAGELRLDLEVPQAFVVTEKQNWVSPQKWDQGINGVYTNYNLNYYNFYGLSDGYTNSDNIYLSLNSGLNISGWHLLDNSTWMRYSNIGKGYWVNTTRYLERPVVAIGALMRVGRTYTTSDYFDTIRFRGLTLNKSRQMLPDSERVYMPVINGIATSTAVVSVYQDGHIIHQITVPAGPFSIRDLMPTGSRGDLSVEVKNNGGSIERFAVPFSSIPDMLRPGTSDYQFNAGEVDMRGINDHSQFAQFSYSRGINNYVTATAGSIWSADYFSFLLGGALSVPYAGSLSASLEQSQYHLPGDSRRRGEKYALSWSKSFPTQTNLTLASYYYRTQDYASFNDYVLAKSNIQDYGGTGTSTINSKQAFSANINQPLADGFGRLSLTAYWRDYWRGQKTSRQYNLTWSNAYNSVNYAVSLRRSEVTQSYYDYETDYAGDVVTSLRTRGKTENNLYFSVNIPISLFGSAGSLASHATVQQGKYSSSDVSLSGSAKDVDYSLMLAHDSDGNSRSADLYTSWKNGFTSLNSGLTLSREYRQASLGASGNILAWRGGVITSPNNGRNFVILEAPGVDNAVINGDPSTRTNHNGIALIASATPYRQNNFHLEQDGSKSSDVDLQGNLLNIAPYEGSITYLKYKTDTRKVYTFDVRDSNGNSLPFGALVSDSRQQELGYVAQGSQIFMKSETIPEAIRINTSKGKVKKTCVITQPAEHIVNICR is encoded by the coding sequence ATGAAGAACAGCTCCCTGTTTAGAAAAAGTCTGTTAGTTCACTCCGTCAGCCTCGCCCTGTGTTCCTTTGGGGCGGCTGGAGAGACATTTAATAGCAGCCTGCTGGTCGGTAATTCAGCAGATATGGACTGGAGCAATACAAAACTGGTTATGACGCCAGGTGCGTACGATCTCGACGTTTATGTTAACAACGTCTGGCGGGGAAAATTCGTCATGACGATCGCCAATGATGGTAAAGGGAGCCTGCTGGTTCAGAAAGACGACGTCCCGCTGCTCGGTATTCTGGAGCTCGACGAGTTCATTACGGATAAATCAAGCGGCCAGATAAACATCAATACCCTGCTTCATGGCGGAAAAAGTAAACTGGCAGCAGGTGAACTGCGTCTGGATTTAGAAGTTCCGCAAGCCTTTGTCGTCACCGAAAAACAAAACTGGGTCTCCCCACAGAAATGGGATCAGGGGATTAATGGGGTATATACCAACTACAACCTCAACTATTACAATTTTTATGGCCTGAGCGATGGATATACCAACAGCGATAACATCTATTTATCGCTGAACAGCGGGCTGAATATCTCTGGCTGGCATTTGCTCGATAACTCCACGTGGATGCGTTACAGCAATATTGGTAAAGGGTATTGGGTTAATACCACACGCTACCTTGAAAGACCTGTTGTCGCCATTGGCGCATTAATGCGCGTCGGACGTACTTATACCACGTCCGATTATTTTGACACGATTCGTTTTCGTGGCCTGACACTGAATAAAAGCCGTCAGATGTTACCCGACAGCGAACGCGTGTATATGCCGGTTATCAACGGGATTGCCACCAGCACTGCCGTTGTGAGCGTTTACCAGGATGGGCACATCATCCACCAGATTACCGTGCCTGCTGGCCCCTTTTCGATTCGCGATTTAATGCCAACCGGTTCGCGCGGAGATCTCTCTGTTGAAGTGAAAAACAATGGCGGGAGCATTGAGCGTTTTGCTGTGCCCTTTTCCTCTATTCCGGACATGCTGCGTCCAGGCACCAGCGACTATCAGTTCAACGCGGGTGAAGTGGATATGCGTGGCATTAATGACCACAGCCAATTTGCCCAGTTCAGCTACTCTCGCGGTATTAATAACTATGTGACGGCAACCGCCGGGAGTATCTGGAGCGCGGACTATTTCTCTTTTCTGCTGGGAGGCGCTCTTTCCGTTCCCTATGCGGGCTCGTTATCGGCGTCGCTTGAACAATCGCAATATCACCTGCCAGGAGACAGCCGACGCAGGGGGGAAAAATATGCGCTCTCATGGAGTAAATCCTTCCCGACGCAAACCAACCTGACGCTGGCATCTTATTACTATCGCACGCAGGATTACGCATCGTTCAACGATTATGTTTTGGCGAAATCCAATATTCAGGATTACGGCGGCACCGGCACATCAACCATTAACAGCAAACAGGCGTTTAGCGCCAATATCAACCAACCGCTGGCTGACGGTTTTGGTCGACTTTCTCTGACGGCGTACTGGCGCGATTACTGGCGCGGACAAAAGACCAGCCGCCAGTATAATCTGACCTGGAGTAACGCCTATAACAGCGTGAATTACGCTGTTTCGCTGCGACGCTCTGAAGTCACTCAGTCGTACTATGACTATGAAACAGATTACGCAGGCGATGTGGTGACGTCACTGCGTACGCGTGGCAAAACGGAGAATAACCTCTATTTCTCCGTCAACATTCCGATCTCACTCTTTGGCAGCGCGGGAAGCCTTGCCTCTCATGCAACTGTCCAGCAGGGTAAATACTCATCCTCCGATGTCAGCCTGAGCGGCAGCGCCAAGGATGTGGATTACAGCCTCATGCTGGCGCATGACAGTGACGGTAATTCTCGCTCCGCCGATCTCTACACCAGCTGGAAAAACGGTTTCACGAGCCTGAACAGTGGGCTAACGCTTTCGCGCGAGTATCGCCAGGCCAGCCTGGGTGCCAGCGGCAATATTCTTGCGTGGCGTGGTGGCGTCATCACCTCACCGAATAATGGGCGAAACTTCGTTATTCTGGAGGCGCCGGGTGTCGACAATGCCGTAATCAATGGGGATCCCTCTACGCGCACAAACCACAACGGTATTGCCCTGATCGCCAGCGCAACCCCTTACCGGCAGAATAACTTCCATCTGGAACAGGATGGTTCAAAAAGCAGTGATGTCGATTTACAGGGGAATTTACTCAATATTGCTCCGTATGAAGGCAGCATTACTTATCTGAAATACAAAACCGACACGCGCAAGGTTTACACCTTTGATGTGCGGGACAGTAACGGCAACTCGCTTCCCTTCGGTGCATTAGTGTCTGATTCCCGTCAGCAGGAACTGGGTTATGTCGCCCAGGGAAGCCAAATTTTCATGAAGTCCGAAACCATCCCAGAGGCTATCCGCATCAATACCAGCAAAGGCAAAGTGAAAAAAACCTGCGTCATTACGCAACCGGCAGAACATATCGTCAATATCTGTCGGTAA
- the idi gene encoding isopentenyl-diphosphate Delta-isomerase, giving the protein MSIQEHVILVNDQGKVIGTQEKYAAHTSHTPLHLAFSTWLFNARGECLITRRALSKKAWPGVWTNSVCGHPQSGEEMEQAIIRRCRFEVGAELADITAVAPEFRYREADPSGIVENEICPVYAAHITNNVTINEDEVMEYQWVELDTLFRALDATPWAFSPWMVMEATTARDKLKAFAAQ; this is encoded by the coding sequence ATGAGTATTCAAGAACACGTTATTTTGGTAAATGACCAGGGAAAGGTGATTGGCACTCAGGAAAAATATGCCGCGCACACCTCGCATACCCCGCTGCATCTGGCCTTCTCCACCTGGCTTTTCAATGCCCGCGGCGAATGTCTGATTACCCGACGCGCCTTAAGCAAAAAAGCCTGGCCCGGCGTCTGGACCAACTCGGTCTGCGGCCACCCTCAGTCAGGCGAAGAGATGGAACAGGCAATAATCCGCCGCTGCCGCTTTGAAGTGGGCGCAGAACTGGCTGATATCACTGCCGTGGCCCCTGAGTTTCGCTATCGGGAAGCCGACCCATCCGGGATCGTGGAAAATGAAATTTGCCCTGTTTATGCCGCTCACATCACCAATAACGTGACGATAAACGAAGATGAAGTGATGGAATATCAGTGGGTTGAACTGGACACATTATTCCGTGCGCTGGACGCGACGCCCTGGGCCTTTAGCCCGTGGATGGTTATGGAAGCGACAACCGCCCGCGATAAACTCAAAGCCTTCGCGGCGCAATAA
- a CDS encoding Crp/Fnr family transcriptional regulator, with the protein MKKNNCVSCAKCGFAGVCQSYLFDRQEPLFIKDLARKKHIAKNEFIYQQGTAVKALYALRRGVAKIYDSQQTLQGIVFPGQIMGAEELFSPCYQYSVQAATEVEVCELQNAHFYHLSQITSNFTHFIIAILSRSAREKQQFISVLVNNDGVQKVSGFIQLMVNINKEYGFEHTILELPLSKKELAQLLGISQSTLSRAFETLEAQRKVMITKKEIVVLECL; encoded by the coding sequence ATGAAGAAAAATAATTGCGTCAGTTGTGCAAAATGTGGTTTTGCGGGCGTTTGCCAGTCGTATCTTTTCGACCGTCAAGAACCTCTGTTCATTAAAGACCTCGCACGTAAAAAACACATTGCTAAGAATGAATTTATTTATCAACAGGGTACTGCTGTAAAAGCGCTGTATGCTCTGAGACGTGGGGTGGCGAAAATTTATGATTCTCAGCAAACGCTCCAGGGCATTGTTTTTCCAGGTCAGATTATGGGGGCAGAGGAACTCTTCAGTCCGTGTTATCAATACAGCGTACAGGCGGCCACAGAGGTAGAAGTTTGTGAGTTACAAAACGCTCATTTCTATCACCTGAGTCAGATAACCAGTAACTTCACCCATTTTATTATTGCTATTCTCTCTCGCTCCGCGAGGGAGAAACAGCAATTTATCAGCGTGCTGGTGAACAATGATGGAGTGCAGAAAGTCAGTGGTTTTATTCAGCTGATGGTGAACATCAACAAGGAATATGGCTTTGAGCACACTATTCTGGAACTGCCTCTAAGCAAAAAAGAGCTGGCACAACTGCTCGGTATTTCTCAGTCAACGCTGTCCCGTGCATTCGAGACGCTGGAGGCGCAGCGTAAAGTGATGATCACTAAAAAAGAGATTGTCGTACTCGAATGTCTGTAA
- a CDS encoding HD-GYP domain-containing protein gives MKISVQTVLNLLHNIIHPVSADLVNHLQRTALIIWYLSHRVGLDKTGLSNAFLAGMLHDIGTLNKDRTRLTPGSEGFLDGHEQLAGSMTAGIRFLQPVTPILENHHTEWSATAKDNLPLVHYLVHMADSFELYLRGIDGDFITQRERIISEFFAHSTPWPAPLEQALRESGHQDGFWFRLGNPSLSQVLNAISPLHDHMLDHHDFLEVCQLISKIVDKYSSFTRTHSASVAHVAARLAELYGYDIDMQEKICIAGYLHDIGKLFTPLDVLEKHGKLESWEYAIMKQHSYKTLVMLHPITELGDIVSWAANHHERLDGSGYPFRLGAASLDIPSRILAVADVFTAMTENRPYRQGMQSAEALTILREEVANYRLDRDIVALLDHNIDSVKPLVAMC, from the coding sequence ATGAAAATATCTGTTCAAACCGTGCTTAATTTATTGCATAACATTATTCATCCGGTTTCTGCCGATCTGGTTAACCACCTGCAACGCACGGCGCTCATCATCTGGTATTTAAGCCACCGTGTTGGGCTGGATAAAACGGGGCTCAGCAATGCCTTTCTGGCCGGAATGCTGCACGACATTGGCACGCTAAATAAAGATCGTACGCGCCTTACCCCCGGCAGTGAGGGGTTTCTGGATGGGCATGAACAGCTGGCGGGTTCAATGACCGCGGGGATCCGTTTCCTGCAACCCGTCACGCCCATCCTTGAAAATCATCATACCGAATGGTCTGCAACGGCTAAGGACAATCTTCCTCTGGTACATTATCTGGTACATATGGCGGATTCCTTTGAGCTTTATCTGCGCGGGATTGACGGTGATTTTATTACCCAACGCGAGAGGATCATTTCGGAATTCTTTGCCCATTCAACACCCTGGCCCGCCCCTCTGGAGCAGGCGCTGCGGGAATCAGGGCATCAGGATGGCTTTTGGTTTCGGCTTGGCAACCCTTCGCTTTCCCAGGTGTTGAACGCCATCAGCCCGTTGCACGATCACATGCTGGATCATCATGATTTTCTCGAGGTGTGTCAGCTCATCTCAAAAATCGTCGATAAGTACAGCAGCTTCACCCGTACCCATAGCGCCAGCGTAGCGCATGTCGCTGCGCGTCTGGCCGAACTTTATGGCTATGATATCGATATGCAAGAAAAGATCTGTATTGCAGGCTACTTGCATGATATTGGGAAACTTTTTACGCCACTCGACGTTCTGGAAAAGCACGGCAAACTCGAAAGCTGGGAATATGCCATCATGAAGCAGCACAGCTATAAAACGCTGGTGATGCTCCATCCCATTACCGAGCTGGGCGATATCGTGAGCTGGGCCGCCAATCATCACGAGCGACTGGACGGCAGTGGATACCCTTTCAGGCTGGGTGCCGCTTCACTTGATATTCCCTCGCGCATACTTGCGGTGGCAGATGTTTTTACTGCCATGACGGAAAATCGTCCCTACAGACAGGGGATGCAGAGTGCTGAGGCGCTGACCATTTTGCGAGAAGAAGTGGCCAATTACCGACTGGACAGGGACATCGTGGCATTGCTGGACCATAATATTGACAGTGTGAAACCGCTTGTCGCGATGTGTTAA
- a CDS encoding fimbrial protein, with protein MFNKTVIAAAIMFSGAAMAAESTGVAGGTITFNGSVSDTTCDVTTNNGSDFTVNLAPISLTDMGTSTGVVSANNKDFTMSLKNCTAADTATKTLKITFSSSNLSDDGKYLKNYSESGAEGVGITLTKDGTTAVPFDTAFNTGLTSDDVSGTDGVTLTMHANYYNFGGSAVTTGKVVTDATYSFSYD; from the coding sequence ATGTTCAATAAAACAGTAATCGCGGCCGCTATCATGTTTTCGGGCGCTGCAATGGCAGCGGAAAGCACCGGTGTTGCGGGTGGCACAATCACTTTCAATGGTTCCGTATCCGATACAACCTGTGATGTGACAACCAATAATGGTTCCGATTTTACGGTGAACCTGGCGCCTATTTCACTGACCGATATGGGTACCAGCACCGGCGTTGTCAGCGCCAATAATAAAGACTTCACCATGAGTCTGAAAAACTGCACCGCGGCCGACACCGCCACCAAAACCCTGAAAATTACCTTCTCCAGCAGCAACCTGTCTGATGACGGTAAATACCTGAAGAACTACAGCGAAAGCGGCGCTGAAGGTGTCGGCATAACCCTGACCAAGGATGGCACCACCGCCGTTCCGTTCGACACCGCGTTCAATACCGGCCTGACCTCTGATGATGTATCCGGCACCGACGGCGTTACGCTGACGATGCATGCGAACTACTACAACTTCGGCGGTTCAGCTGTCACCACGGGTAAAGTGGTTACCGACGCAACTTACTCTTTTAGCTACGATTAA
- a CDS encoding fimbrial protein — MSKSLFFIIAVFSLITIPGFSALAAPQARGVTGDTCRNSGIIFKSVAEADKSLNLSSAFITSTVVEKTFTTSWSGSMTCTYGNVGIGGLLQDHLYYFTGFNNSPVYLNFNSADGESSYWIKVTAEITGSTKVTVSGIVGIHSLSYQTQYTLRAELLSSPPVGVSAYTKTTTNGALSVIPAVMSGTGSGGDSPLLSSKTYASRAWSNMMSETARKSWDTDYFLAYEKMTIQFEPKETTCNMTHDMTVKLPPAPLKELKTYGRKNGADFTIPIKCGNLAGVKTSTRNIKAWLSSNDLISSDSSSQTMVNDETTAGGVGIAIRSRTFMGDFEEVKLSSSTSMENATQILDIVKDDDIQETQFILLHAYYKVYDPSALSTGTVVATAQIMFGYD, encoded by the coding sequence ATGAGCAAATCTTTATTTTTCATCATTGCCGTATTCAGCCTGATAACGATCCCTGGTTTTTCGGCGCTGGCGGCACCACAAGCTCGAGGCGTGACAGGGGATACCTGCCGTAATAGCGGTATTATATTTAAAAGCGTGGCGGAGGCGGATAAATCGCTTAATTTGTCCTCGGCCTTTATCACCTCAACGGTAGTAGAAAAGACATTTACCACCAGCTGGTCGGGGAGTATGACCTGTACCTATGGCAACGTGGGTATCGGAGGATTATTGCAGGATCATCTTTACTACTTTACCGGGTTTAATAACAGCCCCGTTTATTTGAATTTTAACAGTGCTGATGGCGAAAGCAGTTACTGGATTAAAGTCACCGCTGAAATTACCGGTAGTACCAAAGTCACGGTGAGCGGGATTGTGGGTATTCACTCACTGTCCTACCAGACGCAATATACATTGCGAGCGGAGTTACTGTCGTCGCCGCCTGTCGGGGTCTCCGCCTATACCAAAACCACCACCAACGGCGCGCTTAGCGTGATTCCTGCAGTGATGAGCGGTACCGGGTCAGGGGGTGATTCTCCCCTGCTCTCCAGTAAAACCTATGCTTCCCGGGCATGGAGCAACATGATGTCAGAAACCGCGCGCAAAAGCTGGGATACCGATTATTTTTTGGCATACGAGAAAATGACTATTCAATTCGAGCCGAAAGAAACCACCTGCAATATGACGCATGACATGACGGTTAAACTCCCCCCTGCACCGCTGAAAGAACTTAAGACCTACGGCAGGAAGAATGGGGCCGATTTCACCATTCCCATCAAATGCGGAAACCTCGCCGGCGTAAAAACATCAACGCGGAATATTAAGGCCTGGCTGTCCAGTAATGATTTGATCAGCTCGGACAGTAGTTCACAAACAATGGTAAATGATGAAACCACGGCGGGCGGGGTCGGTATCGCTATTCGAAGCCGTACTTTTATGGGTGATTTTGAAGAGGTAAAACTTTCCAGCAGTACCAGTATGGAAAATGCCACGCAAATTCTTGACATTGTGAAGGATGATGACATTCAGGAAACACAATTTATTCTCCTGCATGCTTATTATAAAGTTTATGATCCCTCAGCCTTGTCGACCGGCACGGTGGTCGCAACTGCACAGATCATGTTCGGCTATGACTAA
- a CDS encoding fimbrial biogenesis chaperone: protein MKKLTLFLLSVLSSHAALASVVINQTRVIYPGEAKFVSVQLVNESDKTHLVQSWLDEGDASAAPETIKAPFSVMPPVVKMDSHGGQTLKITATNTRSLPPDRESVFWLNVLDVPPAPEGSNDNYLQVAIRNRIKLFYRPASLQELDNKAIEKVSISTSGGHTCLKNSSPYYLTIPQVVTWQGGKLKQNRNDNLLSDTAFIPPYGCALVSNTIQSGAQYRITWLDDYGAKRFSTLH, encoded by the coding sequence ATGAAAAAATTAACCCTATTTCTCCTTAGCGTACTTTCTTCACACGCGGCACTTGCCAGCGTTGTGATTAATCAGACACGCGTGATTTATCCTGGCGAAGCAAAATTCGTTTCAGTGCAGTTAGTGAATGAAAGCGACAAAACCCATCTGGTGCAGTCCTGGCTGGATGAAGGTGACGCGTCTGCGGCCCCGGAAACCATTAAAGCCCCGTTTTCGGTGATGCCGCCTGTCGTCAAAATGGATAGCCACGGTGGGCAAACGCTGAAAATCACTGCAACAAATACCCGCTCCCTGCCCCCTGACAGGGAAAGCGTATTCTGGTTAAACGTTCTGGACGTCCCACCTGCGCCTGAAGGCAGCAACGACAATTATCTGCAGGTGGCGATTCGCAATCGTATCAAGCTGTTTTATCGCCCTGCGTCGTTACAAGAACTCGATAATAAAGCCATTGAAAAGGTCTCTATTTCCACCTCAGGGGGTCACACCTGCCTTAAAAATAGCTCGCCTTACTATTTAACCATTCCGCAGGTTGTAACCTGGCAGGGGGGGAAATTAAAGCAGAACCGAAATGATAATTTGCTGAGCGATACCGCCTTTATTCCGCCTTACGGTTGCGCACTGGTTTCCAACACCATCCAGTCCGGTGCACAGTACCGTATTACCTGGCTTGATGATTACGGTGCCAAAAGATTCAGCACCCTTCACTGA